From the genome of Chelonia mydas isolate rCheMyd1 chromosome 2, rCheMyd1.pri.v2, whole genome shotgun sequence, one region includes:
- the FAM83A gene encoding protein FAM83A isoform X2 — MSRSRHVGKIRKRLEEIKNQSVRPIKADFSHHESVRLATDALLDGGTESYLRALNEEGEVAFLSSVEVQYIKKNAREPYYANESHAEKETGPRQNDAGSLQSGTYFPISEGSEPALLHTWSTAEKPYLKEKSSATVYFQTEKNSNIRDIIRRCISKTSQVLAIMMDVFTDTEIFCDVLEAANKRGVFVYLLLDQSNIKLFSEMCDKVQIGEDHIKNISVRSVTGEVYCAKSGRKFSGQIQEKFIISDWRYVLSGSYSFTWLCGQVHRNFLSKFTGQVVELFDEEFRHLYALSKPVMGLRSPTHTVPFLLNKSITTQGSLTSSSNQGSANTPSDPFSSLSANSTYQTKQPSRTHMYSSNPTSQSPLHRGNSFHGYTSFMSTQPWKAIQTNYHQWQFGTDTPAVLYNNVNIYKPMQLRQDDVNRSRLNPVLRCLHKANLIT; from the exons ATGAGCCGATCAAGACATGTGGGCAAGATAAGGAAACGGCTGGAGGAGATCAAGAATCAGTCAGTCAGGCCAATAAAAGCAGATTTCAGCCACCATGAAAGTGTAAGACTAGCTACTGATGCCCTTTTGGATGGTGGGACTGAATCCTATCTCCGAGCCTTAAATGAAGAAGGAGAGGTGGCTTTTCTGTCATCCGTGGAAGTTCAGTATATCAAGAAAAATGCCAGAGAGCCTTACTATGCTAACGAATCTCACGCAGAGAAGGAGACTGGACCAAGGCAGAATGATGCTGGCTCTCTTCAGTCAGGAACATACTTCCCTATATCTGAAGGTAGTGAACCAGCCCTGCTTCACACCTGGAGCACAGCAGAGAAGCCCTATCTAAAGGAGAAATCCAGTGCCACTGTGTATTTCCAAACAGAGAAGAACAGCAACATCAGAGACATTATACGCCGCTGCATCAGCAAGACCAGTCAG GTTCTGGCCATTATGATGGATGTTTTCACTGATACTGAAATATTCTGTGATGTGCTAGAGGCAGCTAACAAACGAGGTGTTTTCGTCTATCTGTTGCTTGATCAAAGCAATATAAAGCTCTTCAGTGAGATGTGTGACAAGGTGCAGATTGGAGAGGATCACATCAAG AATATTTCAGTCCGAAGTGTTACTGGAGAGGTTTACTGTGCCAAGTCAGGCAGGAAATTCTCAGGGCAAATCCAGGAAAAATTCATCATCTCTGATTGGAGATACGTTCTCTCTGGATCATACAG CTTCACATGGTTGTGTGGCCAGGTTCACCGGAACTTCCTTTCCAAGTTCACTGGCCAAGTTGTAGAGCTCTTTGATGAAGAGTTTCGACATCTCTATGCTTTGTCCAAGCCAGTGATGGGACTGAGatctcccacacacacagtgcccTTCTTGCTAAACAAGAGCATCACCACCCAAGGCAGCCTCACTAGCAGCAGCAACCAGGGAAGTGCCAATACTCCTTCAGATCCATTCAGTAGCTTGTCAGCTAATAGCACATATCAAACCAAACAACCCTCCAGAACTCACATGTACAGCAGCAACCCAACATCACAGTCACCACTTCATAGAGGTAACTCCTTCCATGGCTACACCTCATTCATGTCAACCCAACCATGGAAGGCCATCCAAACCAACTATCATCAGTGGCAGTTTGGTACTGATACCCCAGCAGTCCTTTATAATAATGTTAACATCTACAAACCTATGCAACTTAGACAAGACGATGTAAACAGGTCAAGGTTAAACCCAGTGTTGAGATGCCTTCATAAAGCTAACCTGATTACATAA
- the FAM83A gene encoding protein FAM83A isoform X1 produces MSRSRHVGKIRKRLEEIKNQSVRPIKADFSHHESVRLATDALLDGGTESYLRALNEEGEVAFLSSVEVQYIKKNAREPYYANESHAEKETGPRQNDAGSLQSGTYFPISEGSEPALLHTWSTAEKPYLKEKSSATVYFQTEKNSNIRDIIRRCISKTSQVLAIMMDVFTDTEIFCDVLEAANKRGVFVYLLLDQSNIKLFSEMCDKVQIGEDHIKNISVRSVTGEVYCAKSGRKFSGQIQEKFIISDWRYVLSGSYRENLENLTHVNPTGSETRSFTWLCGQVHRNFLSKFTGQVVELFDEEFRHLYALSKPVMGLRSPTHTVPFLLNKSITTQGSLTSSSNQGSANTPSDPFSSLSANSTYQTKQPSRTHMYSSNPTSQSPLHRGNSFHGYTSFMSTQPWKAIQTNYHQWQFGTDTPAVLYNNVNIYKPMQLRQDDVNRSRLNPVLRCLHKANLIT; encoded by the exons ATGAGCCGATCAAGACATGTGGGCAAGATAAGGAAACGGCTGGAGGAGATCAAGAATCAGTCAGTCAGGCCAATAAAAGCAGATTTCAGCCACCATGAAAGTGTAAGACTAGCTACTGATGCCCTTTTGGATGGTGGGACTGAATCCTATCTCCGAGCCTTAAATGAAGAAGGAGAGGTGGCTTTTCTGTCATCCGTGGAAGTTCAGTATATCAAGAAAAATGCCAGAGAGCCTTACTATGCTAACGAATCTCACGCAGAGAAGGAGACTGGACCAAGGCAGAATGATGCTGGCTCTCTTCAGTCAGGAACATACTTCCCTATATCTGAAGGTAGTGAACCAGCCCTGCTTCACACCTGGAGCACAGCAGAGAAGCCCTATCTAAAGGAGAAATCCAGTGCCACTGTGTATTTCCAAACAGAGAAGAACAGCAACATCAGAGACATTATACGCCGCTGCATCAGCAAGACCAGTCAG GTTCTGGCCATTATGATGGATGTTTTCACTGATACTGAAATATTCTGTGATGTGCTAGAGGCAGCTAACAAACGAGGTGTTTTCGTCTATCTGTTGCTTGATCAAAGCAATATAAAGCTCTTCAGTGAGATGTGTGACAAGGTGCAGATTGGAGAGGATCACATCAAG AATATTTCAGTCCGAAGTGTTACTGGAGAGGTTTACTGTGCCAAGTCAGGCAGGAAATTCTCAGGGCAAATCCAGGAAAAATTCATCATCTCTGATTGGAGATACGTTCTCTCTGGATCATACAG agaaaatcttgaaaacttGACTCACGTGAATCCTAccggctcagaaaccagaag CTTCACATGGTTGTGTGGCCAGGTTCACCGGAACTTCCTTTCCAAGTTCACTGGCCAAGTTGTAGAGCTCTTTGATGAAGAGTTTCGACATCTCTATGCTTTGTCCAAGCCAGTGATGGGACTGAGatctcccacacacacagtgcccTTCTTGCTAAACAAGAGCATCACCACCCAAGGCAGCCTCACTAGCAGCAGCAACCAGGGAAGTGCCAATACTCCTTCAGATCCATTCAGTAGCTTGTCAGCTAATAGCACATATCAAACCAAACAACCCTCCAGAACTCACATGTACAGCAGCAACCCAACATCACAGTCACCACTTCATAGAGGTAACTCCTTCCATGGCTACACCTCATTCATGTCAACCCAACCATGGAAGGCCATCCAAACCAACTATCATCAGTGGCAGTTTGGTACTGATACCCCAGCAGTCCTTTATAATAATGTTAACATCTACAAACCTATGCAACTTAGACAAGACGATGTAAACAGGTCAAGGTTAAACCCAGTGTTGAGATGCCTTCATAAAGCTAACCTGATTACATAA